The Fragaria vesca subsp. vesca linkage group LG2, FraVesHawaii_1.0, whole genome shotgun sequence genome includes a window with the following:
- the LOC101309897 gene encoding protein disulfide-isomerase-like produces the protein MTSSRVLLCFSLLVALCFTAIHADEADSKEFVLTLDSSNFSDTISKHDFVVVEFYAPWCGHCKKLAPEYEKAASILSSLDPPVILAKVDANEEANKGLATDYDVKGFPTIKILRDGGKIIQEYKGPREADGIVSYLKKQSGPASVELKSADDATTLVGEKKIVVVGVFEKFSGDEYEKFLSLAQKLRSDYEFGHTLDAKHLPRGDSSVTGPVVRLFKPFDELFVDFKEFNAEALEKFIEESSLPVVTEFNNDPDNHPFVIKFFNGQNDKAMLFLNFSSDAADAFKSKYREVAEKYKGEGISFLVGDLEASQGAFQYFGLKEDQVPLIIIQTNDGQKFLKPHLEPDHISVWVREYKDGKVPAYKKSEPIPEKNDEPVKVIVAESLEDMVSKSGKNVLLEFYAPWCGHCKKLAPILDEVAVRFEKDPEVLIGKYDATANDVPTEFDVKYYPTLYFKTASGKLLSYDEDDRSKESLIAFIEKNKDKAETKTENQESSKDEL, from the exons ATGACGTCCTCTAGAGTTTTGCTCTGCTTCTCTTTGCTCGTCGCTCTCTGCTTCACCGCGATCCACGCCGACGAGGCTGATTCCAAGGAATTCGTCCTCACTCTCGACAGCTCCAACTTCTCTGACACTATCAGCAAGCACGACTTCGTCGTCGTCGAGTTCTACGCCCCATG GTGTGGCCACTGTAAGAAGCTCGCTCCAGAG TATGAAAAAGCTGCATCTATCTTGAGCAGTCTCGACCCACCAGTCATTCTTGCGAAAGTTGATGCAAATGAGGAAGCAAACAAAGGACTTGCTACTGATTATGATGTTAAGGGTTTCCCCACAATCAAGATTCTAAGAGATGGTGGGAAGATTATCCAGGAATACAAGGGTCCTCGTGAAGCCGATGGTATTGTTTCTTATTTAAAGAAACAAAGTGGTCCCGCTTCTGTTGAACTAAAGAGTGCCGATGATGCAACTACTCTTGTTGGTGAAAAGAAGATTGTTGTT GTCGGTGTGTTTGAGAAGTTCTCTGGAGACGAGTATGAGAAGTTCTTGTCTCTAGCTCAGAAATTGCGTTCAGATTATGAATTCGGTCACACTCTTGATGCAAAGCACCTACCCCGTGGTGATTCATCTGTGACTGGGCCAGTAGTTAGGCTGTTCAAGCCATTCGATGAACTTTTTGTTGATTTCAAG GAATTCAATGCAGAGGCTCTAGAGAAGTTTATTGAAGAATCTAGCTTGCCAGTTGTTACAGAATTCAACAATGACCCAGACAACCACCCTTTTGTGATCAAGTTCTTCAACGGTCAAAATGATAAG GCTATGTTGTTTCTGAACTTCAGCAGTGATGCTGCTGATGCTTTTAAATCAAAGTACCGTGAAGTTGCTGAGAAATACAAAGGAGAAGGCATAAGCTTTTTAGTTGGAGATCTAGAGGCTAGTCAAGGTGCCTTCCAG TACTTTGGACTTAAAGAAGACCAGGTGCCTCTGATCATCATACAGACCAATGACGGACAAAAGTTTTTGAAACCACATTTGGAGCCAGACCATATTTCTGTTTGGGTGAGGGAATACAAG GATGGGAAAGTACCAGCATACAAGAAATCTGAACCCATCCCTGAGAAGAACGATGAGCCTGTAAAAGTTATAGTCGCTGAGAGCCTGGAGGACATGGTTTCCAAGTCTGGGAAAAATG TGCTGCTTGAGTTTTATGCCCCATGGTGCGGACACTGCAAGAAGCTTGCACCAATCTTGGATGAAGTTGCTGTGCGCTTCGAAAAAGATCCTGAAGTTCTTATCGGAAAATAT GATGCTACTGCAAATGATGTCCCAACTGAGTTTGATGTGAAATACTATCCAACTTTGTACTTCAAGACAGCAAGTGGAAAGCTATTGTCCTATGATGAGGATGACAGATCCAAGGAAAGCCTCATTGCTTTCATTGAAAAGAATAAGGACAAAGCTGAGACTAAAACTGAGAACCAGGAGTCCTCAAAAGATGAGCTCTAA
- the LOC101303966 gene encoding uncharacterized protein LOC101303966 has protein sequence MGCGGSKVDDLPLVTLCKERRDYIKTASDSRYALAAAHLTYFQSLKQIGDALCKFVDEDLVIGSAAESFSPPDSPVLTLPSDEGKPGKGKSQGKGSSSSSISLTHSFEEDAEDSHLHLSDSDSDLESDHIHIESSPEPEVPSSSYNPNPSFVYSPNSSGSVYPPGYGYNPSPSAYGYDPNSAGYGYDPNSVYGNYQNSNMYYMRRSETPAQTFYYGEPERFPVQSGPSSGYEAGGGFFGFSMGSPPAREDPYTQPGPQKTGPPPEPPSPPKASSGWDFFNVFDGYDNGGYSSYFPGSRYGNGSSVASSPDSKEVREREGIPDLEDETEQEQEVLKEVRKEKKKANEDSAFHRNYNSGEGTSRDRNLQQNSGEGTSRGVPKQTSSEESSGTVHLHSSESSLHSVHEKEIKSSPDVDVSKRYEEENVKKKRVSFEFEEASTVDVGSSKGSSLTTLSVHGTREVQEVVKEIRDEFETASSYGKEVAMLLEVGKLPYQSRVAALKVIFSRILCLVAPSMLSSQPPSTSSIRMSSKMIKMAKGYHGEPGKDFNLKSGNLSSTLEKLHAWEKKLYKEVRDEEKLRVVYEKECKRLKRLDEHGAESAKIDATQASVRKLLTKINVCIRAVDTIASRIQKLRDEELLPQVTELIHGLIRMWKSMLKCHQKQLQAIMESKIRSLKGNASLRKDSGLKATLELEMELLSWCSSFNNWVNTQKSYVHSLNGWLLRCINSEPEETPDGVAPFSPSRVGAPPIFVICNDWFQAMERISQEAVADAMYVFASTLHELWESQDEVQRQRIKAESLSKDLENQRKKLGMEKPRREHGHEASSDKSARSKSTSESGVSAMDDLKVDLDSLRQRFMEEKARHKDAIKKANSVASNSLQTGLIPIFEALGNFTSEALKVHEQVRVQSVGGS, from the exons ATGGGCTGTGGTGGCTCCAAAGTAGACGACTTGCCGTTGGTGACGCTCTGCAAGGAGCGGAGGGACTACATCAAAACCGCGTCGGATTCTCGTTACGCCTTGGCCGCTGCTCACCTAACTTATTTCCAGTCGCTCAAGCAAATCGGCGACGCGCTTTGCAAATTCGTCGACGAGGACCTCGTCATCGGCTCCGCCGCCGAGTCGTTTTCCCCGCCGGATTCTCCCGTCCTGACATTGCCGTCCGACGAGGGTAAGCCTGGGAAGGGGAAATCCCAAGGGAAAGGCTCGTCGTCGTCTTCGATTTCGCTCACGCATAGCTTCGAGGAGGACGCTGAAGACTCTCACTTGCATTTGTCGGATTCGGATTCGGATTTGGAGTCGGATCATATCCACATTGAGAGCAGCCCCGAACCGGAGGTACCTTCTTCTTCTTATAATCCGAATCCCAGTTTCGTTTACTCTCCGAATTCATCTGGTTCTGTTTACCCTCCCGGTTACGGTTACAACCCGAGTCCCTCTGCTTATGGTTACGACCCGAATTCGGCCGGGTATGGTTACGACCCGAACTCGGTCTATGGAAATTACCAGAATTCGAATATGTATTACATGAGAAGATCAGAGACGCCGGCGCAGACGTTTTATTACGGAGAGCCGGAGAGATTTCCGGTTCAAAGTGGGCCTTCGTCGGGTTACGAAGCAGGCGGCGGGTTTTTCGGGTTTTCAATGGGCTCACCGCCGGCGAGGGAGGATCCATACACACAACCTGGCCCGCAGAAGACGGGACCTCCACCGGAGCCGCCTTCGCCGCCGAAAGCCTCTTCCGGCTGGGATTTCTTCAATGTGTTTGATGGTTATGACAATGGGGGTTATTCGAGTTACTTTCCGGGGAGTAGGTATGGGAATGGGAGCTCGGTGGCGAGTAGTCCTGACTCGAAGGAAGTGAGGGAGAGGGAGGGGATTCCGGATTTGGAGGATGAGACGGAGCAAGAGCAAGAAGTGTTGAAGGAGGTGAGAAAGGAGAAGAAGAAGGCCAATGAGGATAGTGCATTTCATAGGAATTATAACTCAGGGGAAGGGACTTCTAGGGATAGGAACCTGCAACAGAATTCGGGTGAAGGGACATCTAGGGGTGTGCCGAAGCAGACGAGCAGTGAGGAAAGTTCAGGGACGGTTCACTTGCACAGCAGCGAGAGTTCACTGCACTCGGTTCATGAGAAGGAGATAAAGAGCAGTCCTGATGTGGATGTGTCGAAAAGGTATGAGGAAGAGAATGTGAAGAAAAAGAGGGTGAGCTTTGAGTTTGAGGAGGCATCGACTGTGGATGTTGGATCTTCGAAAGGGAGTAGCTTGACCACATTGTCGGTACACGGTACAAGGGAGGTTCAGGAGGTTGTAAAGGAAATCAGGGATGAGTTTGAGACTGCCTCTAGCTATGGGAAAGAGGTTGCTATGTTGCTTGAGGTGGGAAAGCTGCCTTATCAGTCCAGAGTTGCTGCTCTTAAAG TGATCTTTTCCCGGATCCTGTGCCTAGTGGCACCTTCCATGTTGTCTTCACAACCTCCGTCGACGTCATCAATCAGAATGTCTTCTAAGATGATAAAGATGGCCAAAGGGTATCATGGAGAACCTGGGAAAGATTTTAACCTGAAGTCTGGCAACCTTTCATCGACTTTGGAGAAGCTTCATGCCTGGGAGAAAAAGCTATACAAAGAAGTTAGG GATGAAGAAAAGCTACGGGTTGTCTATGAAAAGGAGTGCAAGAGATTGAAAAGACTAGATGAGCATGGAGCTGAGTCGGCTAAAATTGATGCAACACAGGCTTCTGTACGGAAATTGCTTACAAAGATTAATGTTTGTATCAGAGCTGTGGATACCATAGCAAGCAGAATACAGAAGTTAAGGGATGAAGAATTACTGCCCCAAGTAACAGAATTGATTCATGG ATTGATAAGAATGTGGAAATCCATGCTTAAATGTCACCAGAAACAGCTCCAGGCTATTATGGAGAGCAAAATTCGATCCCTTAAGGGGAATGCCAGCCTTCGGAAAGATTCTGGTTTGAAAGCTACTCTTGAACTTGAGATGGAGCTTCTGAGTTGGTGCAGTAGCTTTAACAATTGGGTTAACACCCAGAAATCTTATGTACATTCTTTGAATGGGTGGCTTTTACGGTGCATTAATAGTGAACCTGAAGAAACTCCTGACGGAGTTGCCCCATTCTCCCCAAGCCGGGTCGGAGCTCCTCCTATTTTTGTAATATGCAACGATTGGTTTCAAGCAATGGAAAGAATTTCACAGGAAGCAGTGGCAGATGCTATGTATGTTTTTGCATCAACCTTACATGAGTTATGGGAAAGCCAGGATGAGGTGCAACGTCAAAGGATAAAAGCAGAAAGCCTCTCCAAGGATTTAGAGAACCAACGTAAGAAACTGGGCATGGAGAAGCCGAGAAGGGAGCATGGCCATGAAGCATCATCAGACAAATCTGCTCGTTCAAAGTCTACTTCTGAAAGTGGAGTTTCCGCGATGGATGATCTAAAAGTTGATTTGGATTCATTGAGGCAGAGATTTATGGAGGAGAAGGCAAGACACAAGGATGCCATCAAAAAGGCTAACAGTGTTGCTTCCAATAGTCTGCAGACGGGTTTGATCCCCATATTTGAGGCTTTGGGTAATTTCACTTCAGAGGCTTTGAAAGTTCACGAGCAGGTGAGAGTTCAAAGTGTCGGAGGCTCATAG